In one window of Bos mutus isolate GX-2022 chromosome 13, NWIPB_WYAK_1.1, whole genome shotgun sequence DNA:
- the PFKP gene encoding ATP-dependent 6-phosphofructokinase, platelet type isoform X2, with translation MDGHDSPQTPKGSLRKFLEQLSGAGRAIGVLTSGGDAQGMNAAVRAVVRMGIYVGAKVYFIYEGYQGMVDGGSNIVEADWESVSSILQVGGTIIGSARCQDFRTREGRLKAACNLVQLGITSLCVIGGDGSLTGAHIFQTEWSGLLEELARDGKISTEQVQKHGHLNVVGMVGSIDNDFCGTDMTIGTDSALHRIIEVVDAIMTTAQSHQRTFVLEVMGRHCGYLALVSALACGADWVFLPESPPEEGWQENMCIKLSENRARKKRLNIIIVAEGAIDTQNKPITSEQIKELVVTQLGYDTRVTILGHVQRGGTPSAFDRILASRMGVEAVVALLQATPETPACVVSLSGNQAVRLPLMECVQMTQEVQKAMDERRFKDAVRLRGRSFENNLNTYKRLAIKLPDSEIPKSNCNVGVVNVGAPAAGMNAAVRAAVRVGISEGHKMFAVYDGFEGFAKGQIKEIGWGDVGGWTGQGGSILGTKRTLPGKYLEDIAAQMRTHGISALLIIGGFEAYLGLLELLAARQKHEEFCVPMVMVPATVSNNVPGSDFSIGADTALNTITDAFRSLLELSKKRDSHPEFCIPVCMVPATISNNVPGTDLSIGCDTGLNVIVETCDRIKQSASGTKRRVFIIETMGGFCGYLANMGGLAAGADAAYIFEEPFDIRDLQSNVEHLTEKMKTSIQRGLVLRNESCSENYTTDFIYQLYSEEGKGVFDCRKNVLGHMQQGGAPSPFDRNFGTKISARAMQWISSKLRESVGKGKKFLSEDSVCVLGISKRTLLFQPVAELKKETDFEHRIPKEQWWLKLRPLMKILAKYKVSFEVSDASQLEPVQPRGPEEPAAI, from the exons GCATGAATGCTGCTGTCCGGGCCGTCGTGCGCATGGGGATATACGTGGGCGCCAAGGTGTACTTCATCTATGAG GGCTACCAGGGCATGGTGGACGGTGGCAGCAACATTGTGGAAGCCGACTGGGAGAGCGTGTCCAGCATCCTGCAAGTG GGAGGGACCATCATTGGCAGTGCCCGCTGCCAGGACTTCCGTACTCGGGAAGGCCGCCTGAAGGCCGCATGTAACTTGGTTCAGCTGGGCATCACCAGCCTGTGTGTGATCGGCGGGGACGGCAGTCTCACCGGGGCCCACATCTTCCAGACGGAGTGGAGCGGGCTGCTGGAGGAGCTGGCCCGCGACG GCAAGATCAGCACGGAGCAGGTTCAGAAGCACGGGCACCTCAACGTGGTGGGAATGGTGGGCTCCATCGACAACGACTTCTGCGGCACGGACATGACCATCGGCACGGACTCGGCCCTGCACCGCATCATCGAGGTGGTGGACGCCATCATGACGACCGCCCAGAG ccACCAGCGGACCTTCGTCCTGGAGGTGATGGGGAGACACTGCGG GTACCTGGCCCTGGTGAGCGCTCTGGCCTGTGGGGCCGACTGGGTCTTCCTTCCCGAGTCCCCACCTGAGGAAGGCTGGCAGGAAAACATGTGCATCAAGCTCTCAGAG AACCGTGCCCGGAAGAAAAGGTTGAACATCATCATTGTGGCCGAAGGGGCCATCGACACCCAGAACAAGCCCATCACCTCGGAGCAGATCAAGGAG CTTGTGGTCACGCAGCTGGGCTACGACACGCGAGTGACCATCCTTGGACACGTGCAGAGAGGCGGGACGCCATCAGCCTTTGACAGGATTCTG GCCAGCCGCATGGGGGTGGAGGCCGTGGTCGCCCTCCTGCAGGCCACTCCCGAGACCCCGGCTTGCGTGGTGTCACTGAGCGGGAACCAGGCAGTGCGGCTGCCGCTGATGGAGTGTGTACAGATG ACCCAGGAGGTACAAAAAGCGATGGATGAGAGGAGATTTAAGGATGCCGTGCGACTCCGAGGAAG GAGCTTCGAGAACAACCTCAATACCTACAAGCGGCTGGCCATCAAGCTGCCGGACTCTGAAATCCCAAAG AGCAACTGCAATGTGGGCGTCGTGAACGTGGGTGCGCCCGCAGCCGGCATGAACGCGGCCGTGCGCGCTGCCGTGCGCGTGGGCATCTCTGAGGGACACAAGATGTTTGCCGTGTACGACGGCTTCGAGGGCTTCGCCAAAGGCCAG ATAAAGGAAATCGGCTGGGGGGACGTTGGAGGCTGGACGGGCCAAGGCGGCTCCATCCTTGGGACAAAACG CACCCTCCCTGGGAAGTACCTGGAGGACATCGCAGCGCAGATGCGAACCCATGGCATCAGTGCGCTCTTGATCATCGGCGGATTCGAG GCCTACCTGGGGCTGCTGGAGCTGTTGGCCGCCCGGCAGAAGCACGAGGAGTTCTGTGTCCCCATGGTCATGGTCCCCGCCACCGTCTCCAACAACGTGCCCGGCTCCGACTTCAGCATCGGGGCGGATACCGCCCTCAACACCATCACCGAC GCTTTCCGGAGCTTGCTGGAGCTGTCGAAGAAACGCGACAGCCACCCCGAGTTTTGCATCCCTGTTTGTATGGTGCCCGCCACCATTAGCAACAACGTCCCAGGCACAGACCTGAGCATAGGCTGTGACACGGGCCTGAATGTGATTGTGGAG ACGTGTGACCGCATCAAGCAGTCAGCCAGCGGGACCAAGCGGCGCGTGTTCATCATTGAGACCATGGGGGGCTTCTGTGGCTACCTGGCCAACATGGGAGGACTGGCGGCTGGCGCAGACGCTGCCTACATCTTCGAGGAGCCCTTCGACATCCGGGACCTGCAG TCCAACGTGGAGCACCTGACGGAGAAGATGAAGACCAGCATCCAGAGGGGGCTGGTGCTCAG GAACGAGAGCTGCAGCGAGAACTACACCACCGACTTCATCTACCAGCTCTACTCCGAGGAGGGCAAGGGCGTGTTCGACTGCAGGAAGAATGTGCTGGGCCACATGCAGCAG GGTGGGGCGCCTTCTCCGTTCGACAGAAACTTTGGAACCAAAATTTCCGCCAGAGCCATGCAGTGGATCAGCTCGAAGCTGAGGGAGTCCGTGGGGAAAG gaaaaaaatttttaagtgaggactctgtgtgtgtgctgggaaTCAGCAAGAGAACACTGCTGTTCCAGCCCGTGGCGGAGCTGAAGAAGGAGACAGACTTCGA GCACCGGATCCCCAAGGAGCAGTGGTGGTTGAAGCTGCGGCCCCTCATGAAGATCCTGGCCAAGTACAAGGTCAGCTTCGAGGTGTCGGATGCCAGCCAGCTGGAGCCTGTGCAGCCCCGTGGCCCCGAGGAGCCGGCTGCCATCTAG
- the PFKP gene encoding ATP-dependent 6-phosphofructokinase, platelet type isoform X1: MDGHDSPQTPKGSLRKFLEQLSGAGRAIGVLTSGGDAQGMNAAVRAVVRMGIYVGAKVYFIYEGYQGMVDGGSNIVEADWESVSSILQVGGTIIGSARCQDFRTREGRLKAACNLVQLGITSLCVIGGDGSLTGAHIFQTEWSGLLEELARDGKISTEQVQKHGHLNVVGMVGSIDNDFCGTDMTIGTDSALHRIIEVVDAIMTTAQSHQRTFVLEVMGRHCGYLALVSALACGADWVFLPESPPEEGWQENMCIKLSENRARKKRLNIIIVAEGAIDTQNKPITSEQIKELVVTQLGYDTRVTILGHVQRGGTPSAFDRILASRMGVEAVVALLQATPETPACVVSLSGNQAVRLPLMECVQMTQEVQKAMDERRFKDAVRLRGRSFENNLNTYKRLAIKLPDSEIPKSNCNVGVVNVGAPAAGMNAAVRAAVRVGISEGHKMFAVYDGFEGFAKGQIKEIGWGDVGGWTGQGGSILGTKRTLPGKYLEDIAAQMRTHGISALLIIGGFEAYLGLLELLAARQKHEEFCVPMVMVPATVSNNVPGSDFSIGADTALNTITDTCDRIKQSASGTKRRVFIIETMGGFCGYLANMGGLAAGADAAYIFEEPFDIRDLQSNVEHLTEKMKTSIQRGLVLRNESCSENYTTDFIYQLYSEEGKGVFDCRKNVLGHMQQGGAPSPFDRNFGTKISARAMQWISSKLRESVGKGKKFLSEDSVCVLGISKRTLLFQPVAELKKETDFEHRIPKEQWWLKLRPLMKILAKYKVSFEVSDASQLEPVQPRGPEEPAAI, translated from the exons GCATGAATGCTGCTGTCCGGGCCGTCGTGCGCATGGGGATATACGTGGGCGCCAAGGTGTACTTCATCTATGAG GGCTACCAGGGCATGGTGGACGGTGGCAGCAACATTGTGGAAGCCGACTGGGAGAGCGTGTCCAGCATCCTGCAAGTG GGAGGGACCATCATTGGCAGTGCCCGCTGCCAGGACTTCCGTACTCGGGAAGGCCGCCTGAAGGCCGCATGTAACTTGGTTCAGCTGGGCATCACCAGCCTGTGTGTGATCGGCGGGGACGGCAGTCTCACCGGGGCCCACATCTTCCAGACGGAGTGGAGCGGGCTGCTGGAGGAGCTGGCCCGCGACG GCAAGATCAGCACGGAGCAGGTTCAGAAGCACGGGCACCTCAACGTGGTGGGAATGGTGGGCTCCATCGACAACGACTTCTGCGGCACGGACATGACCATCGGCACGGACTCGGCCCTGCACCGCATCATCGAGGTGGTGGACGCCATCATGACGACCGCCCAGAG ccACCAGCGGACCTTCGTCCTGGAGGTGATGGGGAGACACTGCGG GTACCTGGCCCTGGTGAGCGCTCTGGCCTGTGGGGCCGACTGGGTCTTCCTTCCCGAGTCCCCACCTGAGGAAGGCTGGCAGGAAAACATGTGCATCAAGCTCTCAGAG AACCGTGCCCGGAAGAAAAGGTTGAACATCATCATTGTGGCCGAAGGGGCCATCGACACCCAGAACAAGCCCATCACCTCGGAGCAGATCAAGGAG CTTGTGGTCACGCAGCTGGGCTACGACACGCGAGTGACCATCCTTGGACACGTGCAGAGAGGCGGGACGCCATCAGCCTTTGACAGGATTCTG GCCAGCCGCATGGGGGTGGAGGCCGTGGTCGCCCTCCTGCAGGCCACTCCCGAGACCCCGGCTTGCGTGGTGTCACTGAGCGGGAACCAGGCAGTGCGGCTGCCGCTGATGGAGTGTGTACAGATG ACCCAGGAGGTACAAAAAGCGATGGATGAGAGGAGATTTAAGGATGCCGTGCGACTCCGAGGAAG GAGCTTCGAGAACAACCTCAATACCTACAAGCGGCTGGCCATCAAGCTGCCGGACTCTGAAATCCCAAAG AGCAACTGCAATGTGGGCGTCGTGAACGTGGGTGCGCCCGCAGCCGGCATGAACGCGGCCGTGCGCGCTGCCGTGCGCGTGGGCATCTCTGAGGGACACAAGATGTTTGCCGTGTACGACGGCTTCGAGGGCTTCGCCAAAGGCCAG ATAAAGGAAATCGGCTGGGGGGACGTTGGAGGCTGGACGGGCCAAGGCGGCTCCATCCTTGGGACAAAACG CACCCTCCCTGGGAAGTACCTGGAGGACATCGCAGCGCAGATGCGAACCCATGGCATCAGTGCGCTCTTGATCATCGGCGGATTCGAG GCCTACCTGGGGCTGCTGGAGCTGTTGGCCGCCCGGCAGAAGCACGAGGAGTTCTGTGTCCCCATGGTCATGGTCCCCGCCACCGTCTCCAACAACGTGCCCGGCTCCGACTTCAGCATCGGGGCGGATACCGCCCTCAACACCATCACCGAC ACGTGTGACCGCATCAAGCAGTCAGCCAGCGGGACCAAGCGGCGCGTGTTCATCATTGAGACCATGGGGGGCTTCTGTGGCTACCTGGCCAACATGGGAGGACTGGCGGCTGGCGCAGACGCTGCCTACATCTTCGAGGAGCCCTTCGACATCCGGGACCTGCAG TCCAACGTGGAGCACCTGACGGAGAAGATGAAGACCAGCATCCAGAGGGGGCTGGTGCTCAG GAACGAGAGCTGCAGCGAGAACTACACCACCGACTTCATCTACCAGCTCTACTCCGAGGAGGGCAAGGGCGTGTTCGACTGCAGGAAGAATGTGCTGGGCCACATGCAGCAG GGTGGGGCGCCTTCTCCGTTCGACAGAAACTTTGGAACCAAAATTTCCGCCAGAGCCATGCAGTGGATCAGCTCGAAGCTGAGGGAGTCCGTGGGGAAAG gaaaaaaatttttaagtgaggactctgtgtgtgtgctgggaaTCAGCAAGAGAACACTGCTGTTCCAGCCCGTGGCGGAGCTGAAGAAGGAGACAGACTTCGA GCACCGGATCCCCAAGGAGCAGTGGTGGTTGAAGCTGCGGCCCCTCATGAAGATCCTGGCCAAGTACAAGGTCAGCTTCGAGGTGTCGGATGCCAGCCAGCTGGAGCCTGTGCAGCCCCGTGGCCCCGAGGAGCCGGCTGCCATCTAG